Proteins from a genomic interval of Nostoc sp. TCL240-02:
- a CDS encoding TldD/PmbA family protein, translating to MPSTLADAQNLLSDLIARYCERVDYLMIRLEEAEGTDILLRGDKVETLSEGISIGGHIRACYKGGWGLSCFNQLGTIQDRIEEAIAAARMVGDEETLLAPIDPVQAVCVLPLKGTDPRKIPLSKKKQLCDRYTELLKSIDDRITTTSVRYGDSAQRVIIATSEGTLIEQSWVDMEMRFAATARNGETVQTGRETTGSRKAYEDLTDLDEQVKGAAQRAIAALSLPPVKGNTYTVVIDPILTGLFVHEAFGHLSEADMAYENPDLLEVMTIGRRFGPEELQIFDGAAPEGHRGSYFYDDEGTPATTTQLIKDGVLVGRLHSRETAGKLEEAPTGNARCLNYHFTPIVRMTNTWIERGKTPVKDLFTDIKEGVYARNWLGGMTNGEMFTFSAGEAWMIRNGKIAEPVRDVTLSGNVFQTLADIEAIGDDFYWDESGGCGKGGQNGLSVGCGGPSLRIQDVVVGGEV from the coding sequence ATGCCGAGTACACTTGCTGACGCACAGAATTTACTTTCTGATCTGATCGCCCGCTACTGTGAGCGTGTAGATTACCTGATGATTCGCCTTGAAGAAGCAGAAGGGACTGATATCTTGTTGCGTGGCGACAAGGTAGAAACCCTCAGTGAAGGTATCTCCATTGGTGGACATATTCGCGCTTGTTATAAGGGTGGGTGGGGATTAAGCTGCTTTAACCAACTGGGGACAATTCAGGATCGGATAGAAGAAGCGATCGCTGCGGCGCGAATGGTTGGTGATGAAGAAACTTTACTTGCACCCATTGACCCGGTGCAAGCAGTATGCGTTCTACCCCTAAAAGGCACTGATCCCCGAAAAATCCCACTTTCCAAGAAAAAACAATTGTGCGATCGCTATACTGAATTGCTCAAAAGTATTGATGACCGCATTACCACTACCTCAGTGCGTTATGGTGACAGCGCTCAAAGAGTGATCATTGCTACCTCAGAAGGAACTTTGATCGAGCAATCTTGGGTGGATATGGAAATGCGCTTTGCCGCGACTGCCAGAAATGGCGAAACCGTACAAACTGGACGGGAAACTACTGGTTCTCGCAAAGCTTACGAAGATTTAACTGATTTGGATGAACAAGTAAAGGGTGCGGCTCAAAGAGCGATCGCGGCTTTATCTTTACCACCTGTCAAAGGCAATACTTATACCGTAGTCATTGACCCAATTCTCACGGGTTTGTTTGTCCATGAAGCTTTTGGACATCTTTCTGAGGCTGATATGGCTTACGAAAATCCTGATTTGTTAGAAGTTATGACCATTGGACGGCGGTTTGGCCCAGAAGAACTCCAAATTTTTGATGGTGCAGCCCCAGAGGGACATCGTGGTAGCTATTTTTACGATGATGAAGGTACACCTGCTACAACTACTCAACTAATTAAAGATGGAGTTTTAGTTGGACGTTTACATTCTCGTGAAACTGCTGGCAAATTGGAGGAAGCGCCTACTGGTAATGCCAGATGTCTTAATTATCACTTTACTCCCATTGTGCGGATGACAAATACCTGGATTGAACGGGGTAAAACACCAGTTAAAGACTTATTCACTGATATCAAAGAAGGAGTTTATGCCCGTAATTGGTTGGGTGGAATGACGAATGGTGAGATGTTTACCTTTAGCGCCGGAGAAGCTTGGATGATTAGGAACGGCAAAATTGCTGAACCTGTACGGGATGTAACGCTTTCGGGAAATGTATTCCAAACTTTAGCGGATATTGAGGCAATTGGTGATGATTTTTATTGGGATGAATCCGGCGGTTGTGGCAAGGGAGGACAAAACGGGTTATCAGTGGGTTGTGGTGGTCCTAGTCTCCGAATTCAAGATGTAGTAGTTGGTGGTGAAGTCTGA
- the glyQ gene encoding glycine--tRNA ligase subunit alpha: protein MNFQSVITLLHHFWGQRGCLIAQPYDIEKGAGTKNPQTFLRALGPEPWAVAYVEPCRRPTDGRYGENPNRFQHYYQYQVLIKPSPDNIQEIYLDSLRVLGIRPEDHDIRFVEDNWEDATVGAWGTGWEVWLDGMEITQFTYFQQCGGIDCRPVSIEITYGLERLTMYLQQVEAITKIHWTDNITYGDVFLQNEIEQSTYNFEASNPELLLTLFSLYEQEATQLTEKGLVLPSLDYVMKCSHTFNLLDARGVISVTERTRYIARIRHLARKVAHLYVEQREKLGFPLLKDLKPVIPVGQVEVAATQTKSASAG, encoded by the coding sequence GTGAATTTTCAATCCGTAATAACTTTGTTGCATCACTTCTGGGGTCAGCGCGGTTGTCTCATTGCCCAGCCCTACGATATTGAGAAGGGGGCTGGTACTAAGAATCCGCAGACATTTTTAAGAGCGTTGGGGCCGGAACCGTGGGCTGTTGCCTATGTTGAACCATGTCGTCGCCCAACGGATGGACGGTACGGAGAAAACCCTAACCGTTTCCAACATTATTATCAGTACCAAGTTTTGATTAAGCCCTCGCCAGATAATATCCAGGAGATTTATCTTGATTCATTAAGGGTTTTAGGTATTCGTCCTGAAGACCACGATATTCGGTTTGTAGAGGATAATTGGGAAGATGCAACGGTGGGAGCTTGGGGTACTGGATGGGAAGTATGGTTAGATGGGATGGAAATTACTCAATTTACCTACTTTCAACAGTGTGGGGGAATTGATTGCCGTCCTGTGTCGATTGAGATTACTTATGGTTTAGAGCGGCTGACAATGTATCTCCAGCAAGTGGAGGCAATTACTAAAATTCATTGGACGGACAATATTACTTATGGTGATGTTTTTCTGCAAAATGAGATTGAGCAGAGTACATATAATTTTGAAGCGTCTAATCCTGAATTGCTGCTGACACTGTTTAGTTTGTATGAGCAGGAAGCTACTCAGTTAACGGAGAAAGGTTTGGTGTTACCCAGTTTGGATTATGTAATGAAGTGTTCGCACACGTTTAATCTGCTGGATGCTAGAGGTGTAATTTCGGTGACGGAGAGAACTCGTTATATTGCCAGGATTCGGCATTTGGCTAGGAAGGTTGCTCATTTATATGTAGAGCAAAGGGAGAAATTGGGTTTTCCGTTGCTCAAAGATTTAAAACCAGTCATACCTGTTGGGCAAGTAGAAGTCGCGGCTACACAGACGAAATCTGCCTCCGCAGGTTAG
- a CDS encoding adenosine deaminase, giving the protein MALYAELHRHLGGSVVPRVLWRYFERHSSELISRFADYSEFEDFYTRPRNTLDEYLELHTLVESVQTVDTLPYFIYRLVRGAYIFENLAYLELRYTPYLRTPEHLNQSHRIDKMAEIVKVVGLASHQPEHPIVTSQILCMHTRLPYEVNKAIVDLAAQNKQYVCAVDVAGGDSYYADRLEEWISLYDYARSLGVKTTGHLYETTAGCYPELLPYLMRIGHGIQIPLLYPELLNDVARRGQCLEVCPTTYIKTGTLQDIRQLKLVFDRCFDAGVDIAICTDNAGLHNVRLPFEYENLLTYDIISFEQLQACQDAAFRHAFAWPYSERPASLLNGLLKPEPPKVLATRDSN; this is encoded by the coding sequence ATGGCTTTATATGCTGAATTACATAGACATCTGGGCGGTTCTGTCGTACCACGAGTTCTATGGCGATATTTCGAGCGACATTCTTCAGAGTTGATTTCCCGTTTTGCTGACTATTCAGAATTTGAAGATTTTTACACCCGTCCACGCAACACCCTGGATGAGTATCTAGAATTACACACTTTGGTAGAAAGTGTGCAAACAGTTGATACTTTGCCTTACTTTATCTATCGCTTAGTACGGGGTGCCTACATTTTTGAAAATTTGGCTTATCTGGAACTGCGCTACACTCCCTATTTGCGGACACCTGAACATCTGAATCAATCACACAGAATTGACAAGATGGCAGAAATTGTGAAAGTAGTAGGACTTGCAAGCCACCAGCCAGAACATCCGATTGTTACTAGCCAAATTCTCTGTATGCACACCCGCCTACCTTATGAGGTGAACAAGGCAATTGTTGATTTAGCGGCACAAAATAAGCAGTATGTCTGTGCAGTCGATGTCGCAGGGGGTGATAGCTATTATGCCGATCGCTTAGAAGAATGGATTAGCTTATATGATTATGCGCGATCGCTAGGCGTTAAAACCACAGGACATCTATATGAAACCACCGCTGGTTGTTACCCCGAACTGTTACCCTATCTTATGCGAATCGGTCACGGTATTCAAATCCCCCTACTGTATCCAGAGTTACTTAATGATGTAGCTAGACGCGGACAGTGTTTAGAGGTTTGCCCCACAACTTACATAAAAACTGGTACTTTGCAGGATATACGTCAACTCAAATTAGTTTTTGACCGTTGTTTTGATGCTGGGGTAGATATTGCTATCTGTACTGATAATGCTGGTTTGCACAATGTGCGTCTACCGTTTGAGTATGAAAATCTCTTAACTTACGACATCATTAGTTTTGAGCAACTCCAAGCTTGCCAGGATGCTGCTTTCCGTCATGCTTTCGCTTGGCCTTACAGTGAACGTCCTGCATCCTTGTTGAACGGTTTGCTCAAACCCGAACCACCTAAAGTTTTGGCAACAAGAGATAGTAATTAA
- a CDS encoding CopG family transcriptional regulator translates to MNKKWAAKRLTINLTSSEAQKLEQYCSITGRPATDVIRELIRSLATQEEKGLQT, encoded by the coding sequence ATGAATAAAAAATGGGCTGCTAAACGACTTACCATCAATCTCACATCAAGCGAGGCACAGAAGCTTGAACAATACTGTTCAATAACAGGCAGACCAGCAACTGATGTGATTCGGGAGTTAATTCGCTCTCTTGCTACTCAGGAGGAAAAAGGCTTGCAAACTTAG
- a CDS encoding rhodanese-like domain-containing protein has protein sequence MSNNLVADVHDLKTRLQWGQPGFTIVDVRDRHTYNHGRISGAIPIPLDDLASKAKSALHKERHIYIYGDTDEHTTQAAQILRGEGFVEVAEIKGGLSAWISAGGATEGVGA, from the coding sequence ATGAGTAATAATTTAGTTGCTGATGTCCATGATTTAAAGACCCGTTTGCAATGGGGTCAACCAGGTTTTACAATTGTAGATGTGCGCGATCGCCACACCTACAATCACGGTCGGATCAGTGGAGCAATACCCATTCCATTAGACGATTTGGCATCTAAAGCCAAATCTGCCCTACATAAAGAACGCCATATCTATATTTATGGCGACACTGATGAGCATACAACCCAGGCTGCACAAATTCTGAGAGGGGAAGGGTTTGTTGAAGTAGCTGAAATCAAAGGTGGCCTTTCAGCTTGGATTTCAGCCGGTGGTGCTACAGAAGGTGTTGGCGCTTAA
- a CDS encoding pentapeptide repeat-containing protein: MKADQFLKNYAAGVRDFTGVNLSEANLREANLSDVILDRAILDGANLSHANLAQSSLIEADLNGADLTNANLSGSNLSGAILDGAILDGAAMEGANLSQADLTVAKLIETNLSEADLQEASLIAANLDGADLSGADLTVADLSQANLTQADLNQTNLSGANLDGANIEGTILDKNA, translated from the coding sequence ATGAAAGCAGATCAATTCCTGAAAAACTATGCCGCAGGTGTCAGAGACTTTACTGGTGTCAACTTAAGCGAGGCAAACTTAAGGGAAGCCAATCTCAGTGATGTAATTTTAGATAGAGCTATTTTAGATGGAGCTAATTTGAGTCATGCTAATTTAGCCCAGTCCAGTTTGATTGAAGCAGACTTAAATGGAGCTGATTTGACTAATGCTAACCTCAGTGGTAGCAACTTAAGCGGGGCTATTTTAGATGGAGCTATCTTGGATGGAGCAGCAATGGAAGGAGCTAATTTGAGTCAAGCTGATTTGACGGTTGCTAAGTTGATTGAAACTAACTTGAGTGAGGCGGATTTGCAGGAAGCAAGCTTGATAGCGGCGAATTTAGATGGAGCCGATTTGAGTGGTGCAGACTTAACTGTAGCCGACTTATCCCAGGCAAATCTCACCCAAGCAGATTTGAACCAGACAAATTTGAGCGGAGCAAATTTGGATGGAGCCAATATAGAAGGAACCATTCTAGATAAGAATGCTTAA
- the rpsU gene encoding 30S ribosomal protein S21 encodes MTQVFVGENEGIESALRRFKREVSKAGIFPDMRKNRHFETPLEKHKRKEVARHKQRKRNFRRN; translated from the coding sequence ATGACCCAAGTATTTGTGGGCGAAAATGAAGGAATTGAATCGGCCTTGCGTCGATTTAAGAGAGAAGTTTCCAAAGCAGGTATTTTCCCAGACATGAGAAAAAATCGTCACTTTGAAACCCCTTTGGAAAAACACAAGCGCAAAGAAGTTGCAAGACACAAACAACGTAAGAGAAATTTCCGTCGCAATTGA
- a CDS encoding IS1634 family transposase, which yields MTPSVSEIRVQDIDHCGIVAGIIDQMCLVEQINQILGTHHQEIVSSGQAVKAMILNGLGLVSAPLYLFEKFFVGKATEHLLGEGISPEHLNDDRLGRVLDKLYEAGLTQVFVTVALAAAKKFGVEKDSLHLDSSSFHVHGEYTNNSTEGSGKPREITITKGYSRDHRPDLKQFIVDLMCSGDGDIPLYLNLRVADGNEADSAVFAQILKEFRHQWEIDALFVADAALYTEGNLKQMDSLRWLSRVPATLTTAQLLLEKMSQEAFVDSIVTGYRIAECCCDYGGVKQRWLVVESEARAAADLKQLEKRLTKHLQQAQSQLRQLSQQEFACAADAIQASGRFEAQQRFHELAELEIIEHKRHAKSGRPRKDAQPQQCYYQIRATVVPNELAIATEKQRAGRFILATNVLDAQQLSNDDLLKQYKAQQSTERGFRFLKDPLFFTSSVFLNSKERVAALAMVMGLCLLVYTLGQRALRQALAQAKQTINNQLGKPTASPTMRWVFQCFMSIHLVTIAGFQHITNLTDERRWILQFLGAPCRKYYLLT from the coding sequence ATGACACCATCAGTATCAGAAATAAGAGTACAAGATATTGACCACTGTGGGATAGTGGCAGGGATTATTGATCAAATGTGTTTGGTAGAGCAAATCAACCAAATACTGGGAACACATCACCAAGAAATAGTCAGTTCAGGTCAAGCAGTCAAAGCAATGATTCTCAATGGCTTGGGTTTAGTAAGTGCGCCACTATACCTATTTGAGAAGTTCTTTGTAGGCAAAGCCACAGAGCATTTACTAGGGGAAGGTATAAGTCCAGAACACTTGAATGATGACCGCTTGGGCAGAGTCTTGGACAAACTGTATGAAGCGGGATTAACACAAGTATTTGTGACAGTAGCACTGGCAGCAGCCAAGAAGTTTGGGGTGGAAAAGGACAGTTTACACTTGGATTCAAGTTCGTTTCATGTGCATGGAGAATATACCAACAACTCAACAGAAGGTTCAGGCAAGCCAAGAGAGATAACAATCACAAAAGGATACTCAAGAGATCATCGACCAGACCTGAAACAGTTTATTGTAGACCTGATGTGCAGTGGAGACGGGGATATTCCTCTATATCTAAATCTAAGAGTGGCAGATGGGAATGAAGCCGACTCAGCCGTGTTTGCTCAAATCTTGAAAGAATTTCGTCACCAATGGGAAATAGATGCTTTGTTTGTAGCGGATGCAGCACTCTACACCGAAGGCAATCTTAAACAAATGGATTCTTTGCGATGGCTATCACGAGTTCCAGCCACACTGACTACTGCCCAATTACTCTTGGAGAAAATGAGTCAGGAAGCTTTTGTGGATAGCATAGTCACAGGCTACCGAATAGCAGAGTGTTGCTGCGATTATGGTGGAGTCAAACAGCGTTGGCTAGTGGTGGAAAGTGAAGCTCGTGCCGCAGCAGATTTAAAGCAACTGGAAAAACGTCTGACTAAGCACCTCCAACAAGCACAATCTCAACTGCGACAGTTGTCACAACAAGAATTTGCTTGTGCCGCAGACGCGATACAGGCTTCAGGGCGTTTTGAGGCTCAGCAACGCTTTCATGAACTTGCTGAACTAGAAATTATCGAACACAAACGCCATGCCAAATCAGGCAGACCACGTAAAGATGCTCAACCACAACAGTGTTACTATCAAATTCGTGCGACTGTTGTACCTAACGAGCTAGCAATTGCCACTGAAAAACAACGAGCCGGGCGTTTTATTTTGGCTACCAATGTTCTTGATGCTCAACAATTGAGCAATGATGACTTACTCAAGCAGTACAAAGCCCAGCAATCTACTGAGCGTGGTTTTCGTTTTCTCAAAGACCCTTTATTTTTTACCAGCAGTGTTTTTCTCAACTCGAAAGAACGTGTTGCTGCTTTAGCAATGGTCATGGGTCTATGCTTGTTAGTTTACACTTTGGGACAACGGGCGTTACGCCAAGCTCTAGCTCAAGCAAAACAAACCATCAACAATCAATTGGGTAAACCAACTGCCTCTCCTACGATGCGGTGGGTGTTTCAATGTTTCATGTCGATTCATCTGGTAACGATCGCTGGCTTTCAACACATTACCAATCTTACTGACGAACGACGATGGATTCTCCAATTTCTTGGTGCGCCTTGCCGAAAATATTATCTTCTCACCTGA
- a CDS encoding RNA-binding protein encodes MSIYVGNLSYEVTQEDLTSVFAEHGSVKRVQLPTDRETGRPRGFAFVEMGTEAEETAAIEALDGAEWMGRDLKVNKAKPKEDRSGSFGGGGDRRGGGGGGYNRGRY; translated from the coding sequence ATGTCAATTTATGTAGGTAATCTATCCTACGAGGTCACACAAGAAGACCTTACATCTGTTTTTGCTGAACATGGTTCTGTAAAACGCGTTCAGTTGCCTACTGACCGTGAAACAGGCCGCCCACGTGGCTTTGCTTTCGTAGAGATGGGCACAGAAGCTGAAGAAACAGCTGCCATTGAAGCTCTTGATGGTGCTGAGTGGATGGGACGCGACCTTAAAGTCAACAAGGCTAAACCCAAGGAAGACAGAAGTGGTTCCTTTGGTGGTGGTGGCGATCGTCGCGGCGGCGGCGGTGGCGGATACAACCGAGGACGCTACTAA
- a CDS encoding ComEC/Rec2 family competence protein has protein sequence MIQTSGVIICLGYIFGLLFTAVPWGGVWILVLGIVGAILFKRRTSSQQVAQKAEKAGSKNKAVPNTWQTNPHPRIWIAAGLVGLLATLYFQWRVPQPGAKDISQFVPPGNSSNQEQLVIVRGEVASNPRLTRSQRGQFWLEATQIDEVKNEKGSAGVPKGVTGKLYVTVPILQATGLYPSQQIAVTGILYKPKAASNPGGFDFQKFLKQEGTFAGLIGRQINVLDQERKWGWWQIRERIVRSQVRWLGIPEGPLVSAMVLGSKAVDLPYDIRDLFVQAGLAHALAASGFQTSLILSVILQLTRRAKKATQFTLGFLALIIFLSLTGFQPAVLRAVIMGFAALVGLLLKRKVKQFGSLLLAATLLLVFNPLWIWDLGFQLSFLATLGLIVTVPALVDRLAWLPPAIASLIAVPLAATLWTLPVQLSVFGVVPSYSLLLNVVSTPLISIISIGGIISALVGLIWTQAGSFIASVLHYPTDGLIKLVEFFSKLPGNSVAVGSISTWQLLTIYLLIILVWLVPWWQRRWWVANVIAIGLVFIPLWHSTNTLFRITVLESGTEPIVVVQDRGTVTVINSGDEGTGRFTILPFLQQQGINQINWAIATDFQGNESNAWLELLQRLPIKSFYEYSPNPENSIATQAIQQELQKHQGFYQPMAVGQAVKTGSIVAQLINAQLPILQLQILDQNWLLVGNVKSKEVQQLVKNGSLPRPQVLWCSAQSLKDLVIALQPQVAIASSVNFDPKVLSELNQSQTKLFFTGRDGAIQWTPDGQFEAFIEAAENKSSIL, from the coding sequence ATGATTCAAACCAGTGGTGTAATTATTTGTCTTGGCTACATTTTTGGGTTGCTGTTTACAGCAGTTCCTTGGGGTGGTGTGTGGATTTTGGTTCTGGGGATAGTGGGAGCAATTCTTTTTAAAAGACGCACCAGTTCACAACAAGTTGCCCAAAAAGCAGAAAAGGCTGGAAGTAAAAATAAGGCAGTGCCTAATACCTGGCAAACTAATCCCCATCCTCGAATATGGATAGCTGCTGGCTTAGTAGGATTATTGGCAACTCTATATTTTCAATGGCGAGTGCCGCAACCAGGTGCAAAAGATATTAGTCAGTTTGTTCCACCTGGAAATAGCAGTAATCAAGAACAACTGGTGATTGTTCGTGGGGAAGTGGCGAGTAATCCTCGCTTAACTCGCAGTCAGCGAGGACAATTTTGGCTGGAAGCAACTCAGATAGATGAGGTCAAAAATGAAAAAGGTTCAGCAGGTGTCCCAAAAGGAGTAACGGGCAAATTGTATGTGACAGTACCTATACTTCAGGCCACTGGGTTATACCCTAGTCAACAAATTGCTGTGACTGGGATTTTGTACAAACCAAAAGCGGCTTCCAATCCTGGTGGTTTCGATTTTCAAAAGTTTCTGAAGCAGGAAGGAACATTTGCTGGTTTGATTGGGCGACAAATAAATGTTTTGGATCAGGAACGTAAATGGGGATGGTGGCAGATTCGGGAGCGAATTGTGCGATCGCAAGTTCGGTGGTTGGGTATTCCTGAAGGGCCTCTTGTGAGTGCAATGGTGTTGGGAAGCAAAGCTGTTGATTTACCCTACGATATCCGCGATTTGTTTGTACAAGCAGGATTAGCTCATGCTTTGGCAGCTTCTGGATTCCAAACTTCTTTGATATTGAGCGTGATCTTACAGTTAACCAGACGGGCAAAAAAAGCAACGCAATTTACCCTTGGCTTTTTAGCTTTAATTATTTTTCTAAGTTTAACAGGTTTTCAACCTGCGGTTCTCAGAGCCGTAATTATGGGTTTTGCGGCATTAGTGGGTTTGCTATTAAAAAGGAAGGTAAAACAGTTCGGATCATTGCTATTAGCAGCAACTTTGTTATTGGTGTTTAATCCTCTATGGATTTGGGATTTAGGTTTTCAATTGAGTTTTTTAGCAACGCTGGGCTTAATCGTAACAGTACCAGCATTAGTCGATCGCCTAGCATGGCTACCACCTGCGATCGCTTCTTTAATTGCCGTTCCCCTTGCTGCGACTCTTTGGACTTTACCTGTACAACTTTCTGTATTTGGGGTTGTACCATCTTATAGTTTGTTGCTGAATGTGGTTAGTACTCCATTAATTTCGATCATTAGTATAGGTGGAATCATTAGTGCTTTAGTAGGTTTAATTTGGACTCAGGCAGGAAGCTTCATTGCATCGGTGTTACATTACCCGACAGACGGGCTAATTAAATTAGTGGAGTTTTTTAGCAAGCTGCCAGGAAATTCTGTTGCTGTAGGTAGTATATCCACTTGGCAGCTTTTGACGATTTATTTACTGATTATACTGGTTTGGCTAGTTCCTTGGTGGCAGCGACGGTGGTGGGTTGCTAATGTGATTGCCATTGGTTTAGTATTCATCCCGCTTTGGCATTCTACAAATACATTGTTTAGGATAACGGTATTAGAATCTGGTACGGAACCAATTGTAGTTGTTCAAGATAGAGGAACTGTAACTGTAATTAATAGTGGTGATGAAGGGACTGGACGTTTCACAATCCTACCGTTTTTACAACAGCAGGGTATAAACCAAATCAATTGGGCGATCGCAACTGATTTTCAAGGCAATGAAAGTAATGCTTGGTTGGAATTATTGCAACGTTTACCAATCAAAAGTTTTTATGAATATTCCCCCAATCCAGAAAATTCTATTGCCACTCAGGCAATTCAACAAGAATTACAAAAGCATCAGGGATTTTATCAACCAATGGCAGTTGGTCAAGCTGTCAAAACGGGTTCAATAGTGGCGCAGTTAATCAACGCTCAATTACCCATCTTACAATTGCAAATTTTAGATCAGAATTGGTTATTAGTCGGTAATGTCAAGTCTAAAGAGGTACAGCAATTAGTTAAAAATGGGAGCTTGCCTCGTCCACAAGTCCTGTGGTGTTCCGCTCAGTCATTAAAGGATTTAGTTATTGCTCTTCAACCACAAGTGGCGATCGCTTCTTCTGTTAACTTTGATCCAAAGGTTTTATCGGAACTAAATCAAAGTCAAACTAAACTATTTTTTACGGGACGTGATGGGGCTATTCAATGGACACCTGATGGTCAGTTTGAGGCGTTTATTGAAGCAGCAGAAAACAAATCTTCTATCTTATAA